Proteins from one Veillonellales bacterium genomic window:
- a CDS encoding YajQ family cyclic di-GMP-binding protein, with translation MAKECSFDIVSEVNLQEVDNAVNQTAKEINQRFDFRGSKAEVTLNGVEIKVIGDDDYKLKSVIDILQNKVIKRGISLKSLDYGKIEPAFQGTVRQIVTIKKGISKEKGKEIVAAIKASKIKVQAQIMEDQVRVSGKNKNDLQTVIAKLKQADFAVDLQFINFRS, from the coding sequence GTGGCGAAAGAATGTTCCTTCGATATTGTATCCGAAGTCAATTTACAAGAAGTGGATAACGCGGTAAATCAGACGGCAAAAGAGATTAACCAGCGTTTTGATTTCCGCGGCAGTAAGGCAGAGGTTACTTTGAATGGTGTAGAAATCAAAGTAATTGGTGATGACGATTATAAGTTAAAGAGCGTCATTGATATTTTGCAAAATAAGGTGATTAAACGCGGTATTTCTCTTAAAAGTTTGGATTATGGGAAAATAGAGCCGGCATTTCAGGGAACCGTCAGACAGATTGTGACTATAAAGAAGGGGATTAGCAAGGAAAAAGGTAAAGAAATTGTAGCCGCAATTAAAGCAAGCAAAATAAAAGTGCAGGCACAAATTATGGAGGATCAGGTTCGGGTTTCAGGGAAGAATAAGAATGATTTGCAAACAGTGATTGCCAAATTAAAGCAGGCTGATTTTGCTGTTGATTTACAATTTATTAATTTTCGTTCATAG
- a CDS encoding RluA family pseudouridine synthase, translated as MPDFKVPEAIPAAISVKDFLRHHAGISLTVWRKIKHTGSIAVNNHPVVNYALVKPGDIITVTWKQDCAIPATPLPLQISYEDDSMLIIDKPAGILVHPTKITDTDTLANAVMFYYQQCGFSYGFHPVHRLDRNTSGLVLIAKSPHIQYLLSRDNVKALQRVYQAVVSGSPEPSAGMINLPIGRAPNSIIQRMVRSDGQKAITSYHVIKSFTAASLIELELFTGRTHQIRAHLSYIGHPLLGDDLYGGSNQLICRQALHAAQLSFTHPLTHEAIRIRSPLPNDMSRLLYQLSTGTI; from the coding sequence ATGCCAGATTTTAAAGTACCTGAAGCAATACCAGCCGCCATATCGGTAAAAGACTTTCTACGGCATCATGCCGGTATCTCTTTGACGGTTTGGCGAAAAATTAAACACACCGGCTCCATCGCGGTCAACAACCATCCCGTTGTAAATTATGCTCTGGTCAAGCCGGGAGATATTATTACCGTCACTTGGAAACAGGACTGCGCAATACCGGCTACTCCCTTACCGCTTCAAATATCCTATGAAGATGATTCTATGCTCATTATTGATAAACCGGCGGGAATTTTGGTTCATCCAACAAAAATTACCGATACGGATACATTAGCCAATGCAGTCATGTTTTATTACCAACAATGCGGATTTTCTTATGGCTTTCATCCGGTTCACCGCTTGGATCGAAACACTTCCGGTTTAGTGTTAATCGCCAAATCTCCCCATATTCAATACTTACTTTCACGCGACAATGTGAAAGCTTTACAGCGTGTTTACCAAGCTGTTGTCAGTGGCTCACCCGAGCCGTCCGCGGGAATGATTAATTTGCCAATTGGTCGAGCCCCCAATAGCATTATCCAACGTATGGTTCGATCTGACGGACAAAAAGCCATAACCAGCTATCACGTTATAAAGTCGTTTACTGCGGCCAGTTTAATTGAACTGGAACTTTTTACAGGCCGCACCCATCAAATCCGGGCTCATCTATCCTATATCGGCCATCCGCTGCTAGGCGATGATCTCTACGGCGGCTCCAACCAGCTAATCTGCAGACAAGCCCTTCATGCCGCCCAACTCAGCTTTACTCATCCACTAACCCATGAAGCCATCCGGATTCGAAGTCCTTTGCCGAATGATATGAGCAGACTGCTCTATCAGCTATCCACTGGAACTATCTAA